The following nucleotide sequence is from Pagrus major chromosome 13, Pma_NU_1.0.
agaaataatacaGTAACCAAGTAATAAagcacaaaataataaacagaaacaaaaagtcaggtccaaatgcagttttttgtaaaaatgaaacaactactttgaaaaataatgaaCCATAATGGCCCTTTTTtgagtgacattttaaaacctgGTTGGTTCATAGTAAAATCGGTTAGTTATGGCTTTCCTACTAACTACTTACTAAGATGGTGGACATGGTAAACAATATAACTGCTAAACATGAGCATGTTAGCCTTGTGAGTAAGTTCcatgctagcattagcattgaGCTTAGAGTagagtacagcctcacagagctgttagcatggctgtagactcttggTACAATAGATGAACAAAGTGTGTCTATTCTGCCATCTCACGCAATATCACTTGGTATATTGCATCAAAGtgtaaatatattacatttttgtcagtATATTTAATTTCCAtgtgtaaaatatatgtttttcagTTATATAACTATTTTTTACAGTATCCCAGTGACATCAAAAACCTTCCACTGTTCTGTACAAAAAGCAGCCATAACCTCCCCTTTTTTTATAACCATTTGTTGGCTATCtttgaacaaaaagaaaagatgtggAGTTTTCACTTTCCATCCATTCATACGAATCTGAAGCCATTACCATGCCACTCCCAGTGAGATCGATGTTGGAAATACTGAGATATTACTCAGCCAGTAGCACTCAAACCTTTGAGGCCTGAGACTCTAGTGTAATCTTAGACCAGTGTTCGATGAGTAGGCGCTCTGCCCACCGCTCAGTCACGGAGACATATTGATTAGTCTTTCAAGCCTCTAAAGCAAACCTAATGGACAGTGCCAAGATCTTGATTCTAGATTCTcatgtttttgtatgtattcATCATCTCCTGGTCCTCTGCCTCGCAGATTTGTCCAAGAATCGCCTCACGGAAATCCCCCCAGAAGTGTGTCTGTTCGCCCCCCTCGAGTCGCTCAACCTCTACCACAACTGCATCAAGTGCATCCCAGAAGCCATCATCAATCTGCAAATGCTGACTTATCTTGACATCAGGTGGGTCATTGCTAAGACTATACTTTCAGTTTGGGGAATGTATCAGTGTGTTTAGTTTTACATTTCTCAGGAGGTGCTTGTTCCCCATTTCAGAACACAAGCAGGGCAAAAATGCTCACATGAAAGAGAGGCATTTCCTCTTTTGCTGAAACTCAATTCCCATTCCCAAGATACTCACTGTTACATGCTTCTGTGTACTGTTTACAATGTAGGTCActgttttatctttatctcCAGCCGAAATCTTCTGTCAGTTCTGCCAAAATACCTGTTCAGCCTCCCCCTCAAAGTTCTGCTTGTGAGCAACAACAAGCTTGTGTCCATCCCCGAGGAGATCGGCCGGGCCAAAGAGTTGATGGAACTGGTGAGCAGTGTGTACGTGTGTCGGTGCATATGAACTCGAGCAGATTGTGCTGCCAGTGTTATTCCATTTCCTACACTTTGTCTCCCCTTGCAGGATGTGAGCTGTAACGAGATCCAGGCGCTGCCAGCTCAGGTGGGGAGGCTTCAAGCCTTACGGGAACTCAACATCAGGAAGAATTGTCTTCACTTACTGCCTGAGGGTCAGTCAATCACTACTAACTGATTGtcgtttgttgttttttgtcacgGAGTTCTTCGAAAATGTTCCATCATTGtttgaggttgacatttttggcaGGCACACCAGCCAAGAGTCACACCTtaactgtgttgttttatgttggCTGTCATGTAGATATTAGTTCAGCTAAAACCACTTTTAGCTGATGGAAGATTTATACTCAGTATAGTGTGTTAAGGTCATTTGACCACCAAGTTTGGACCAAAGTTGCAGATACCTCTTCGCAACCGCAACcgtaacccctaacccctaactCCTTATTAAACAAATATagtttaatatataataataatatatacatttttcacaGAACTTAGTTACCATTCCCATCCCACCTAATCTCAGTGCATCCCAATCTCAAAAGGTTAAAAGCCATCCTTGGATCCTTGGTGTGTAGATTTAGTCTTTTGCAAGACTTAAATGGAGCAAAACATCACTCATCCATAGGGAGTTGATTGGTGGCTTAGGAGGTTGCCAGTGCAAAAGAATCCTCCTTTGGGCAAGTGGGGCAAGATTGCTGAGTACGCATTGGGCTATAAATTCAGACTTAAGCCAGTGAAAGGGTCTTTAAACAAGTAGGGGAGGGCACAACCAAAACGTGTGTGTAAGGGTTGCTGGAGTCAAGTGTGATTAAGATACTTAATCGAACTGCAAATAAATCACTGTAGTTCTCCTTTAAGATGTTACCCTACTGCATACAATAGACCTAGAAGTAAGACCAACGTGGACTTGGCTCAGTTTTTTGGTTGTTGCAGTGTCCTGATTAGCTGTAACCAACCAGCATAACATAGCCTACAGTCCATATCATTCAACAACAGCTGCATGTGAACCTCTTCTCGTCTCTACCTGCAGAGTTGGCTGACCTGCCTCTCATCCGACTTGACTTCTCCTGCAATAAGATCACAGAGATTCCTGCAGCTTACAGGAAACTCAGGCAGCTGCAGCACATCATCCTAGACAACAATCCTATGCAGTCTCCACCCGCACAGGTGAGTGCATGCCCTCATTGTTATGTTTGTGCATATAATGTAgacgtcacacacacatatatatacatatatatatatatatatgtatatatatatatttatatgtatgcacaaatgttttttgttggtttccTGTATGTGGTCGAGTTGACAGCTTGTCCCTCACAATCTATCAGCCTGGTACAACTGCACCATCTAGTGGATAAACGAACACGCTCCTCCTTTAGAGATACCTTGTGTGCGTTTGTCTGTTTCAGATTTGTCTCAAGGGCAAAGTGCACATATTCAAGTACCTGAACATCCAGGCGTGTAGGATGGACAAGAAGCCGGACACCCTGGACCTCCCCTCCCTCGGCAAACGCTGCCTCCCACAGCCACTCACAGATAGGTACTGATGACATGACACACAATGCGCCTACTTTATCCTGTatcataaaatattcaaaaatattattttcatctACACATGCTCTCCTTTGATCATAGTTCATGGTTTACTGTTAATGATTCAGAACCTgcagatttgatttgattattacCTGTTAGTAAAGTACATCCCTAACGAGcagtttgttttgtatatttacagCATGGAAGATTTTTATCCCAGCAAGAACCACGGTCCTGACTCTGGAATTGGTAGTGACAATGGTGACAAGAGGCTATCTACAACTGAGGTCAGAGTTCAAACACAACATCGACCGATGGCATTGAAAACACATGATGAGCATGTTCTCGTGTGCCAGAACATTTTGAGACATTTCCGTAGAATTTTCTATGTGACACAATGTTAAAGGTCCGCTGTGTAGGAATTTCATGGCATCTAGCGGTGATAttacagattgcaaccaactgaaaaCTCCTCGCCTCACCCTCCTCTACCGTGGCGACTAAAACGCAAACACGgttcttagtttcaggtaattatacactaatgaataatgacattattatgaatattatgcTGCATTTCTGCCTGTAGAttcccctaaatcctacacactggacctttaagcaAAGTTTAAGTGCTGCCTCTAGTCAGTATTTAGTTGGTTGGTAAATTTTTCAGAATAGTAAATCTAACATATGGCAAAAGCACTCAGTCTTCAGACAAAGTCTCTTCAGTAGAGGATAAAAAAGCCTTGCAGTGGAAAAGTAGGCTCATAGCAACAGATCCAAAGATGCCAAAGTGGGCAGGCAGTAGTAGAAATTAGTTGAGGATCATATGCAAAGGTTGGCagacaagacaaaataatgGTCAGGTAGGTATGGCATCTATGCATTATAGTGCCTGTCCCTACTGTTATATTGACACCAAGAATGCAGCCTGATCGAATATGTTGCACTGGTGTTTGCCTACTTTAACACACTTGATTCAAATGAGTGGGTTGGGCTGATgggctgatcatttgaatcaggtgcgTTGGAGCGGGCGAAACATAGACAGAGTATTTATACGTGGCATTCAGCTAAAAGTCCTCTGGGAAGGCTGCTCTTTTGTGCACTCGCTCTTCAGAGCAGAAATAGGATCTTGCAAGATGGTCTACCAGAACAACTTCCGGTTCAAGCGAGCGGTTcttagggcgcactcacacttggcctaGTTGTTCCGTACCATGCCGAAGCAcgattgtccctcctccccagtccccccgctggcctgcactcacattgctccagCCCCAGCCGTGCCTGAGCAtggttacctcttgtacatatGTGTCCAAGTTGCGTACCTGTGCTTGTGCTCGTGCATGAGCAACCGTACCATgccgaagcacacctcttcAAACCGTGCCAGGGCCAGGAAACGGAGCGCTTACACTAGTCAAACAATCTGGACTTTGGCGATCAAACATGCTTGGGCACGCTATGGTTTGCCTGGTGTGAGTGCACCCTTAGTCTGTACTGGCAGGAGGGCTTTTCCTGGAAATCACAACTCCTGAAAACACAGTGTGTGGGCGTTCACCGCTGCCTCAGACACATGtaacctcctgctgctgttgagtCATAGTACTGCATGAGTAATACACATACATTAGCACTACCATGACTGCAGAACAACATCAGATGCTTAACCCATTAATCCAAGATTTATACAGTCAAATCCAGACAGACAATTTGTCACGAGCAACATCTTTACAACTCAAACTCTATTCTGAGTACTACAAATGTAAACGTTGAGAGATAGGATTTCAAATGTTAAGGTTAATGATTCTCCCACAAGGTTTGAAAAGCAACaaggcagaaaaaacaaatgaagctGACTGTGAAAGTATATTCTGCAGCCTTTATTTGGACTAGTTCAAttgaaaatgacaattaaatggaAACATGTCTATTCatatatttaaaagaagaataCTAAGAAGCAGGTACCAGCACGTGAGCTCATTTGAACCAAACCGAGAGTTCACTCCTCGTTCTTTTCTTCCCCTGCAGCCTTCAGATGACGACACCGTCAGCCTGCACTCTCAGGTCTCAGAGACAGCCCGTGCTGACGCCCTGTCACTCCTCTCCAAAATGGATTCTTGCAAAGGTTACCGAAAATAAGTATCACATATTCCCCTTTGAAAGCAATAACAGAGACTCGGGGGTTGTTGAATGAAGTGCCTAAAGATATTGAGAGTTTATATGACGAACGCGGATGCTTCCTCCCTCTATCAGATCAGGATCTCTATGACTTTATAGAGCCAAATCCGGACGAGGATTCTGCTCTGTCAGAGTGTGATGGGCAGCAGAGCAGCCATGTGTCTTGTATAAAGGTATGAATCACATCTGTTTATTAATAGGGCGAATACAGCCAAAAACAGAAAGTTATTTAAAGACAATCAGTGAAAGGTCGACAGGAGGTTAAATCAATTTCAGGGTATTGGTTCCTgacatagtgtgtgtgtgtgtctgtgtttttcaggagCTGGAGAAAGTTCTTAACATGTCTCACCAAAGCAAAGATAAAGACAGCTGGAAAGAAGAGTCAGGGTGAGTTCATTAGTCAACACAGCTAACACTGAAaactttttatcttttcttattCATCGCAAAAAGCATGCAGGTCAATCAGGCTGCACAAAGAGTTCTGTGGAAGTAAGGAGTTACCTGTTCAGGGATTCGTATGACTCACTAGGGCTGCAGTTAcagtaaaagcaataaaatgaaatgttcacAGAGGCACTGAGCAGCTCTTCTGCAGTGTTAATCTaacattttctatatatttttaattcacctttattttgaaaatattgcagcaccaaaaagcagaaataaaaggCGTCGAGATATCTGAGCAAACAAATCAACAATTGCAAATCAGGAGTTAAGTCAACTTCTTCCCACAGTACTGACATGCGCTTACAGTAGCTGACAGATGGCGAACACCACCAGCTGCAAATACTCATTGCGTGCCTCAGCTTGAATATTTTTCCAACTGTTTGATGGACAGGTCCGTACCAAATATTTAATTACAAGTAATGGCAACGGCAGCAGTCATTATCAAAGCTCATTGTGCAGATTGTGTCATGGGCACTTGCACCTTAAGGGCTACCTTTGCTGCTGCCAGGGGTTACGTGGAGAGTTTAAAGAGTAGCTGTAGGGAAGTAGATGACATAATGTCGTTTACATACACATGATTGTGTCAAACAGGCTTCAGTGTTCTGTGAAGAGACTTTCTGAATTTGTTGAGTAGCAGATGTGGAGTGTTCTCTACTCTTTACGGACCTTTTAAATTGTTTGCATGATGTATTTGTATGCACAGTAATTGGTAATGTTTAAATCCTTGAGTCAAAATTGTAAACTGTGTACAATGTTTAATCACAATAATTTCCCTTCCAGTTCTGATAAGGAGCAGCTagtggaggaagaggatgatgagCTGAAGGAGGTGCTGGATCTGAGGAAGATTGCTGTACAGCTTttgcagcaggagcagcagaacaGGTGTGTGGTTTTCCTTGTTCTCCTCGCAACGTAACAAAACGCGAAACACGCTGCGCTCCCGTTACTTTTGATTTCCATTCGCTGCACTGCTTGCATCCTCCTCTTGCTTATGTTTTCGTTCTTCCTCACCATGCGACATGTGTGAATCTGATATCAATTAGCTTTTTTAGATTCCGCATGCAGAAACTGAAGAACGTACGAAAAGACCCTCTCTCGTTCTGTTTTCCTCAACATCCAGACCGTTTTTAATTTTATCCCCAAATATCGCTTCATCGTTACCTTTTTACCTCTTTCACCTCTGCAAGTCCTTATCAGCCTCGCAtcactttctctcttgtttcccactttctctccctcaacTCTGCGGCTGAACGTTTGATGTGCGGCTTCTAGACGACGGTCCTTAATTTGCAGAGCAGAGAGTCTTATCCACCGACGGAGGGTGACCGGCCGGGCACACAGGTGGATGGACTTTCTTTATCACCACCTACACACTGTTTGTATGATAACCACAGATCAGGTCAACTTAATTAATACAGAAGGGCTCTGGTGTGTCTCTATATCTCAACATGTACAGGACACAATTAATGCTATTGCTATgctatattaaaggtgcaatatgtaagaattggccacctgtcataCTCagaacaaacagggggcagtaAATCACCATAGCAACTTCttactgctgctagctgtagctagTTAACgcagttagccgtgcagcaagcagtctggactgggagctttggactgcagctagctggttagcatgctaacttcagaggATATCTCTGCAATGGACGTCATAAAATTAATACTGTTGTtcctttatattttgttgagaatttaatttttttaagcttttaactaaaattcttgtACATTGCACTTTTAATATGTTATAATAATGCTATGCTAACGTCCATTCCAATACACGGTTCattttttcagggttttttgtCCTTGTCAGTGATTCACGATGAAGAAATCtgagctgtttctgtgcttgaatgagaatttttttcatcttacaAGTGGAATTATCTCACTTTTCCAGTAAGCCTGTTCATGTTGCCCTTTGTTGCTCAGTTGAGGACTCTTCCGGTGAATCAGAGTTAGCggtggatttttattttatcaggacATCTATGTTTGTAAGCATGTCTTTGAAAACTGCTGATCCTCTTCAGGTAACATGAGTCACTGCTGTCGTAAATGACTTACACTGGGACAATCCACCTTCGTCATAGAACATTACTCTTGTATTATAGTTGTGTCACATTATAACCTGAACCTGCTTCCGTTTCCATCTGCAGGTTCCTGAGTCACTCCGGAGGCTCCAGCAGCAAGCCAAGGCCCCCACCTCAGACGGCTCGTAGGTATGTGCTGTTTAGTCACATTCACAGTGGTATCATGTAGTCATGTGGTAATGGTGACCACATACCGGGTAATACAGTCTGCTGTAattgagctctctctctcttggtctcTCAGTTCCATGAGTCATTTTTAttctgactgatttttattcCAATTATTAGTTGAATATTAGGGTCCATCTGTGTACTTTTGTGTAAATTCTAGGGTCTCTGCCAAGGTAATACCATAAAATAAGAATACCGACTTGCTTTGTAGCAAATAGGAGCCCAAATCCTGTGGCCAgtcaaaaaaattaaagaaataggGGTTCATAGGTGTCTTTTCAGTCTGCCTCGATCGCAGTGGACTAACCTGACATTCACAAATACCTTATTGAATGTCCAGGTGATGTATTTCTGTCATCTGTCCATTTCTCTGTCATTAAgacagattttgtgttttgaagtCTGTCCAATGTGACTTTACTGTAAACCAATAACATCGCTGTGGTGAACCaaatctgtttgtgttgatacaaaaaaactttttgtatgAGCCAGCTAGGTCAGCCTAATctatatgatttatttattaatggtAAAACACCCTCTGCTCCTGACGGAAACATACTGACTGGCTGGATCCCACAGATCCCGACATTTTCATCCTCCTTGCGGACAGCCCAAAACCACAGATCTCTTCTCCTACTGTCCTTCTTCCTTTTGGGAAGAAAAGAACATCATTAACTGTGGTTTTAATTGATTGACATGCAAAtgcaacacagcagcttttagGCGTGGTGCTTTTAGCTTTTTTAACTTGGTGCCAGCActttcacagcatttttttcatccaaaaaGGGCTGTTGTCTATCTGGTGACAGGAAAGTAACGTATGCTTGCTGTCATCTATAGTGTCTTTAATGTTACCTGAATGTAAAAGTCATCTGATGCTACTCATGTCTTTATTCTAGTGCTTCTCTGGATGAAGGAAGTAGCGGAGCATCAGTGCTTAGCGGACAGGTAAAAACTCTGTCTTCAAAGCAAACACTTTTCTCATATCTCTCAGTAACCTAGTTTGTGGTAGCACCTCCCATTCATTGTGTCATGTTGTCTCTCTTGAGGATGCAAAAAACGATTCTAATTTAAAATTTTGCCTTTgcagccttcttcttcttgctcctTTGATAGCAGCCTGAAGACGGATCAGTCAGATTCAGAGCCAAATTGGCCTGAGGTCCCGCCTGTCCTGAACCAGAACGAAGACCGCAGGCGGAACAAGTACCTGAGAAAAGATTATCTGAAGGTGTGAGCATGCGCATGGCTTAAAATGTATGGTTGGTTGAAAGAGATTTTCCGCAGAACACACCTCACTAGTCGCCCGATGATAAATTCCcggttgtgtttgttttgatagaTTTGTAGATAAACATCTGTAAATCCCCATTCCTACGCAAGCTTATGGGAACAATGGATTTTTGTCTGTGGTACTCACAGAACTGAAAGGTTACGTTTAAAAATTCTTACAGCAACATGTACAAATCCGGACAAATCCACAGACACACTTTTAATAGgtttaaaaagtgatgtgaaaacatGAGATGAGAGATTCTTTCATCAGAAGTGTCTAGTTTTCTCAAGAGCTTTTGTTGGTACACTTATGTTGATTTAAGATAGCGAAAGAATGtatgatgattatttttttccataccAAGTTGGTATCCATAGTCGAACACCCGTCTGAGCGGAAACCATGAATGGAAATGACGCCAAATAATTAGTgtcaaataattaaaagaatgtgtttgttctctccTGACAGTACAAGTGTCAGAGCGCTCGGAAAAACTCCGGCGGAAATGACGACTGTGAGGTGGGTGTGACAAAACTTCCCGTGTGGATAGAAATCTAGAGAGCTTATCGTCTCAGAACATTTTTCAGTGCTCTAAAAATGCCAAATTCTGATTGTGACGAATGTTTGGTCTTCAGGAGGGCCTACGCAGTGCTGACTTCAGCACCACTCTGACAGTGTTTGGACTAAAGCCAAGATCAGGTAAAACACACGTGCTTGTTGGATATGACCTTTACTGTGGCacagtgtttttccttttcactgcAGTAATAATTATGGAACCTGGGCTTAAAAATATGTTGCCAAAGGGTTATAATCTTCTACAGGGGTGGTGGAAATGTATGATATCATCCATGtatgtgaggatattcacatTAAGCGTGACCATTTATTGACCTCTTCTGAAGAAACCAAATAGATACTTAGAGCTTACataagaatgaaaatgaaaaaagaaaatgaatagaaTATAAATAGAGTTTAGTTTTGGGGCATTTGGCTCATGGCTGCTACCATAAACACTGAGACAGTGCTTCATTGTAACCCATATCTGTTGCGATGTGAACTCTCTTcaaatgaagccaaaatattTTTATAGGTGGAGTCCTCATTTCTCTGGAAGTGAGGGAGGTTTCTGAGGAACTGTTGATCTGTTCTATATCAGTCCATTAACAGTCAAGTCAAGGCACAACATGACTGATGACTCTTTGTCTGTCCTTGACGCGTTTTATATTTGTGCACCAATAAATCTTGTTTCAGCACAAGACATCATTTACTGAGACATCTTGTAAATGATGTC
It contains:
- the lrch2 gene encoding LOW QUALITY PROTEIN: leucine-rich repeat and calponin homology domain-containing protein 2 (The sequence of the model RefSeq protein was modified relative to this genomic sequence to represent the inferred CDS: inserted 1 base in 1 codon), with translation MGGETAAVRCYYCXSNFFFTKMASGQGGVGAVSALQSHHYSSGPHWSPGNSQYQHQQQHHTARSLDRALEDAVCSGFLNLSGRKLREYPGMSYDLTDTTQADLSKNRLTEIPPEVCLFAPLESLNLYHNCIKCIPEAIINLQMLTYLDISRNLLSVLPKYLFSLPLKVLLVSNNKLVSIPEEIGRAKELMELDVSCNEIQALPAQVGRLQALRELNIRKNCLHLLPEELADLPLIRLDFSCNKITEIPAAYRKLRQLQHIILDNNPMQSPPAQICLKGKVHIFKYLNIQACRMDKKPDTLDLPSLGKRCLPQPLTDSMEDFYPSKNHGPDSGIGSDNGDKRLSTTEPSDDDTVSLHSQVSETARADALSLLSKMDSCKDQDLYDFIEPNPDEDSALSECDGQQSSHVSCIKELEKVLNMSHQSKDKDSWKEESGSDKEQLVEEEDDELKEVLDLRKIAVQLLQQEQQNRFLSHSGGSSSKPRPPPQTARSASLDEGSSGASVLSGQPSSSCSFDSSLKTDQSDSEPNWPEVPPVLNQNEDRRRNKYLRKDYLKYKCQSARKNSGGNDDCEEGLRSADFSTTLTVFGLKPRSAFTRGSRQEYTSTDPSFTMRRKMEHLREEMEQIGLLRQNIESRLKVLLPDDVGAALMDGVVLCHLANHICPRSVASIHVPSPAVPKLSMAKCRRNVENFLDACKKMGVPQDKLCLPHHILEERGLVKVGVTVQALLDLPPSRPTQLSAV